A portion of the Achromobacter sp. MFA1 R4 genome contains these proteins:
- a CDS encoding phage capsid protein, translated as MSNTITQAFVKQWDTSIRLQSQQKTSRIAGNVFDRGSITGESFTANRLAPLEDTPENTVRHGDTTWSEAEHSTRVAIMRDFYQALPVDRNDEPKLLANPLSGSYNESLQAAHNRRKDSITFDALLGNSQTKDGALIALPSSQIITASATGFTKAKLIAARKMFRKNEADEHNGEELHIAYNADMLEDILSDTTLTSADFLAVKMLQDGDVSGKWMGFKWEPYERLKINGSTATTAAWAKSAVHFGTGFVEGKASRRADKKDLMQVSMAASHGAVRVWEIGVVAIEFTF; from the coding sequence ATGTCGAACACCATCACCCAAGCATTCGTCAAGCAGTGGGACACCTCGATCCGGCTGCAATCCCAGCAGAAGACCAGCCGCATTGCCGGCAACGTCTTCGACCGCGGCTCGATCACCGGCGAGTCCTTCACGGCCAACCGACTGGCGCCGCTGGAAGACACCCCCGAGAACACCGTGCGCCATGGCGACACCACCTGGTCGGAAGCCGAGCATTCGACCCGCGTGGCCATCATGCGTGACTTCTACCAGGCGCTGCCGGTCGACCGCAACGACGAGCCCAAGCTGTTGGCCAACCCGCTGAGCGGCAGCTACAACGAATCGCTGCAGGCCGCCCACAACCGCCGCAAGGACAGCATCACGTTCGACGCGCTGCTGGGCAACTCGCAGACCAAGGATGGCGCCCTGATCGCGCTGCCTTCCTCGCAGATCATCACGGCCAGCGCCACCGGCTTCACCAAGGCCAAGCTGATCGCAGCCCGCAAGATGTTCCGCAAGAACGAGGCCGACGAGCACAACGGCGAAGAGCTGCACATCGCCTACAACGCCGACATGCTGGAAGACATCCTTTCGGACACCACGCTGACCAGCGCGGACTTCCTGGCCGTGAAGATGCTGCAGGACGGCGACGTGTCGGGCAAGTGGATGGGCTTCAAGTGGGAGCCCTACGAGCGCCTCAAGATCAACGGCAGCACCGCGACGACCGCCGCCTGGGCCAAGTCGGCTGTGCACTTCGGCACCGGCTTTGTCGAGGGCAAGGCATCCCGCCGCGCCGACAAGAAGGACCTGATGCAGGTGTCCATGGCCGCATCCCACGGCGCTGTCCGCGTCTGGGAAATCGGCGTCGTGGCCATCGAATTCACCTTCTAA
- a CDS encoding GNAT family N-acetyltransferase, giving the protein MIRHATLADVERLAELARDMHAESRFRELNFNLDKVVVLFAGLVEQENGCMLAVEVGGELVGFLAGGIGEDYFGDDRFSFEYGVYVAPAYRGSMAGPRLVAEFLEWSDERGARYKNMAITTDITTDRTGALYERFGGTNVGNLYSWGL; this is encoded by the coding sequence ATGATCAGACACGCAACCCTTGCGGACGTCGAGCGCCTGGCCGAGCTGGCGCGCGACATGCACGCCGAATCCCGCTTCCGGGAATTGAATTTCAACCTGGACAAGGTGGTGGTGCTGTTCGCCGGCCTAGTCGAACAGGAGAACGGTTGCATGCTGGCGGTCGAGGTCGGCGGCGAGCTGGTGGGGTTTCTGGCCGGCGGCATCGGCGAGGACTACTTCGGCGACGACCGGTTCTCGTTCGAATACGGCGTCTATGTGGCGCCGGCTTACCGCGGCTCGATGGCCGGGCCGCGACTGGTGGCTGAATTCCTGGAATGGTCCGACGAACGCGGCGCCCGCTACAAGAATATGGCGATCACCACCGACATCACCACCGACCGCACCGGCGCGCTGTATGAGCGCTTCGGCGGTACGAACGTGGGCAATCTCTATTCTTGGGGGCTGTAA